Proteins found in one Coffea eugenioides isolate CCC68of chromosome 5, Ceug_1.0, whole genome shotgun sequence genomic segment:
- the LOC113771137 gene encoding 40S ribosomal protein S4-like produces the protein MSQWPANQTRSFRDEEAKFKLCKVRSVQFGQKGKPYLNTYDGHTIRYPDPLIKANDTIKLDLENNKITEFIKFDVGNVVMVTGGRNRGWVGVIKNREKHKGSFETIHVQDATGHEFATRLGNVFIIGKGAKPWVSPPKGKGIKLSVIEEQRKRIAAQAATTA, from the exons ATGTCACAAT GGCCAGCTAATCAAACCAGAAGTTTCAGGGATGAGGAGGCAAAGTTTAAGCTGTGTAAGGTTCGATCAGTACAGTTTGGACAGAAGGGCAAGCCATACCTGAATACCTATGATGGTCATACCATTCGTTACCCAGACCCACTCATCAAGGCCAATGACACCATCAAACTTGACCTGGAGAACAACAAGATTACTGAATTCATCAAGTTTGATGTTGGGAATGTTGTCATGGTGACTGGGGGAAGGAACAGAGGTTGGGTTGGAGTAATCAAGAATAGAGAGAAACATAAGGGAAGCTTTGAGACCATCCATGTCCAAGATGCCACAGGTCACGAGTTTGCTACTCGTCTTGGTAATGTCTTCATCATTGGAAAAGGTGCAAAGCCCTGGGTGTCTCCCCCAAAGGGCAAAGGTATCAAGTTGTCAGTTATAgaggaacaaaggaaaaggaTTGCTGCCCAGGCGGCTACTACTGCCTAA